From the Amycolatopsis thermoflava N1165 genome, one window contains:
- the rpsO gene encoding 30S ribosomal protein S15 has product MALSTDEKKSILTEYGLHESDTGSPEAQVALLTKRIIGLTEHLKVHKHDHHSRRGLLLLVGRRRRLLNYVMKVDIERYRSLIQRLGLRR; this is encoded by the coding sequence GTGGCGCTGTCCACCGACGAGAAGAAGTCGATTCTGACCGAGTACGGTCTGCACGAGTCCGACACCGGGTCCCCGGAGGCCCAGGTCGCGCTGCTCACCAAGCGGATCATCGGTCTCACCGAGCATCTCAAGGTGCACAAGCACGACCACCACTCCCGTCGCGGCCTGTTGCTGCTGGTCGGCCGTCGTCGCCGGCTGCTCAACTACGTGATGAAGGTGGACATCGAACGCTACCGGTCGCTGATCCAGCGACTCGGCTTGCGCCGATGA
- the thpR gene encoding RNA 2',3'-cyclic phosphodiesterase, translated as MVLFSAVLPPAAVVETLTAEVAGLPRLDGVRWSSPENWHVTLGFYGEDDAAARADWLRPRLAGMPAPRIWLEGAGTFTRVLYLGVYGEGITELALAAGAGEEGRAYLPHLTLARTRERVPAELERRLSGYRSEMWTAAEAVLMRSQRSADGVRYVVVERFPLSQQAR; from the coding sequence GTGGTGCTGTTCTCGGCGGTCCTGCCGCCCGCCGCCGTGGTCGAGACCCTGACCGCCGAGGTCGCCGGGCTGCCGCGGCTGGACGGCGTGCGGTGGAGTTCGCCGGAGAACTGGCACGTCACGCTGGGGTTCTACGGCGAGGACGACGCCGCCGCGCGGGCGGACTGGCTGCGGCCGCGGCTGGCGGGAATGCCGGCGCCGCGGATCTGGTTGGAAGGTGCGGGCACGTTCACCCGGGTCCTCTACCTCGGGGTGTACGGCGAGGGGATCACCGAGCTCGCTCTCGCCGCCGGGGCGGGCGAGGAGGGCCGCGCGTACCTGCCGCACCTGACCCTGGCGCGCACGCGCGAGCGGGTGCCGGCGGAGCTGGAGCGGCGGCTGTCCGGCTACCGCAGCGAGATGTGGACGGCCGCGGAGGCGGTGCTGATGCGGTCGCAGCGGAGCGCCGACGGCGTGCGATACGTCGTGGTCGAGCGGTTCCCGCTGTCCCAGCAGGCCAGGTAG
- a CDS encoding helix-turn-helix domain-containing protein, whose translation MDDHKIVQRNIALQREWYGEPLGDRVRRLVVAFDVSQAYLAEVLGISAPMLSQVMSGRRAKIGNPVVLARMIMLERKCLIPEVAAGHKEALMAALEDVRDARPTVGRDTFPVNALSEERAALSVLRDIAEDEDLIEAAKRLDDDFPALADLLRRAGQQG comes from the coding sequence GTGGATGACCACAAGATCGTCCAGCGGAACATCGCCCTCCAGCGGGAGTGGTACGGCGAGCCGCTGGGCGACCGGGTGCGCCGTCTCGTCGTCGCGTTCGACGTCTCGCAGGCCTACCTGGCCGAGGTGCTGGGCATCAGCGCCCCGATGCTGAGCCAGGTGATGAGCGGCCGCCGCGCCAAGATCGGCAACCCGGTGGTGCTCGCCCGGATGATCATGCTCGAGCGCAAGTGCCTGATCCCCGAGGTCGCCGCCGGCCACAAGGAAGCCCTGATGGCCGCGCTGGAGGACGTGCGGGACGCGCGGCCCACCGTCGGCCGCGACACCTTCCCGGTCAACGCGCTGTCCGAGGAGCGCGCGGCGCTGTCAGTCCTGCGGGACATCGCCGAGGACGAGGACCTGATCGAGGCAGCCAAGCGGCTCGACGACGACTTCCCGGCACTGGCCGACCTGCTCCGCCGCGCCGGGCAGCAGGGCTGA
- a CDS encoding bifunctional riboflavin kinase/FAD synthetase — MQRWRGLADLPGGWGRCVVTIGVFDGVHRGHQALIARTVEVAKNRNLPSVMLTFDPHPSEVIRPGSHPAQLTTLRRKAELVEQLGIDVFCVLPFTAELSRLTAHEFVHEVLVDRLHAAAVVVGENFTFGHKAAGDVALLKELGRRFGFATFGAELQGGSMPDGEAADSGEITFSSTYVRSCIDAGDVVAAADALGRPHRLEGIVVRGDGRGHDLGYPTANLSTPRFAAVPADGVYACWFVRDNQPGRLLPAAVSVGTNPTFSGRERTVEAFVLDVDEDFYGQHVALDFVGRLRDMVKFTSVDDLVEQIADDVSRTRAILGSGS; from the coding sequence GTGCAGAGGTGGCGAGGGCTTGCTGATCTCCCCGGCGGCTGGGGACGGTGCGTGGTCACGATCGGCGTGTTCGACGGGGTGCACCGCGGGCACCAGGCGCTGATCGCCAGGACGGTCGAGGTGGCGAAGAACCGCAACCTGCCCAGCGTGATGCTGACGTTCGACCCGCACCCGTCCGAGGTCATCCGGCCGGGGAGCCACCCGGCGCAGCTGACCACGCTGCGCCGCAAGGCGGAGCTGGTCGAGCAGCTGGGCATCGACGTCTTCTGCGTGCTGCCGTTCACCGCGGAGCTGTCGCGACTGACCGCGCACGAATTCGTGCACGAGGTGCTGGTCGACCGGCTGCACGCGGCCGCCGTGGTGGTGGGGGAGAACTTCACCTTCGGGCACAAGGCCGCCGGTGACGTGGCCCTGCTCAAGGAGCTGGGCCGCCGGTTCGGGTTCGCCACCTTCGGCGCCGAGCTGCAGGGTGGCAGCATGCCCGACGGCGAGGCCGCGGATTCCGGCGAGATCACCTTCTCCTCGACCTACGTCCGCTCGTGCATCGACGCCGGTGACGTGGTCGCCGCCGCTGACGCGCTGGGCCGCCCGCACCGGCTGGAGGGCATCGTGGTCCGCGGCGACGGCCGCGGGCACGACCTGGGCTACCCGACCGCGAACCTGTCCACGCCGCGGTTCGCCGCGGTGCCCGCCGACGGCGTGTACGCCTGCTGGTTCGTCCGCGACAACCAGCCCGGCCGCCTGCTGCCCGCGGCGGTCTCGGTCGGCACCAACCCGACGTTCTCCGGCCGCGAGCGCACCGTCGAGGCGTTCGTGCTCGACGTGGACGAGGACTTCTACGGCCAGCACGTGGCGCTGGACTTCGTCGGCCGCCTGCGCGACATGGTGAAGTTCACCAGCGTCGACGACCTGGTCGAGCAGATCGCCGACGACGTCAGCCGCACCCGCGCCATCCTCGGTTCCGGCAGCTGA
- a CDS encoding FAD-dependent oxidoreductase, translated as MTSEGSAVVAGGGIGGVTAAIALRRAGWDVVVLERAPELREVGAGLSIAPNALRALDAIGVGEDVRAAATPSWAAGNLRLPGGEYLRRADPEHDTALSCFHRADLHRLLAARLPAGTVRTGATVTGVSTSAAGATVRYRTAEGEYEMAAGLVVGADGIHSTVRATLWPDAPAPRFRYTAWRGVTRPGSVWPEDGTFTFGPGAYFLAHPIGGERVYWALGVHADTPGVRYPDNLAEVRRRLTGWHRRGRRAARRDTRRCRAAQRHPRSRRAAHLRPRPGRAAGGRGARDDARHGAGGVPGRRGRGHARRDHR; from the coding sequence GTGACTTCTGAAGGTTCGGCAGTGGTGGCCGGCGGTGGCATCGGCGGGGTCACCGCCGCCATCGCCCTGCGGCGGGCCGGCTGGGACGTGGTGGTGCTGGAGCGCGCCCCCGAGCTGCGTGAGGTCGGCGCCGGACTGTCGATCGCCCCGAACGCGTTGCGGGCGCTGGACGCGATCGGTGTGGGCGAGGACGTGCGGGCCGCCGCCACACCGTCGTGGGCGGCCGGCAACCTGCGCCTGCCCGGCGGCGAGTACCTGCGGCGTGCCGATCCGGAGCACGACACCGCGCTGTCCTGCTTCCACCGGGCCGATCTGCACCGCCTCCTGGCCGCGCGGCTGCCCGCCGGAACCGTCCGGACGGGAGCCACCGTGACCGGGGTGAGCACGTCGGCAGCCGGCGCGACGGTCCGCTACCGGACGGCCGAGGGCGAGTACGAGATGGCGGCCGGTCTCGTCGTGGGCGCGGACGGCATCCACAGCACCGTGCGCGCGACCCTCTGGCCGGACGCGCCGGCGCCCCGTTTCCGGTACACGGCGTGGCGCGGGGTCACCCGGCCCGGATCGGTGTGGCCGGAGGACGGGACGTTCACCTTCGGGCCCGGGGCGTATTTCCTGGCTCACCCGATCGGCGGTGAACGGGTCTACTGGGCGCTGGGTGTGCACGCCGACACGCCCGGCGTGCGCTACCCCGACAACCTGGCTGAGGTGCGCCGCCGGCTGACGGGCTGGCACCGGCGGGGTCGGCGAGCTGCTCGACGCGACACCCGCCGATGCCGTGCTGCACAACGACATCCACGATCTCGGCGCGCTGCCCACCTACGTCCGCGGCCGGGTCGTGCTGCTGGGGGACGCGGCGCACGCGATGACGCCCGACATGGGGCAGGGGGCGTGCCAGGCCGTCGAGGACGCGGTCACGCTCGCCGCGACCACCGGTGA
- a CDS encoding GbsR/MarR family transcriptional regulator, with translation MAEPEHDELRAWVEEVATFFAEQYGQPPIAGRILGWLMVCDPPEQSATQIAGAIGASRASLTTNLNLLTAAGLVRRRTGPGARTTYFRVDDDAWPVVVRRRIATLASFADVAERGMDLFGADSARAGRLRAARETFLWMARAFERSDDRDF, from the coding sequence GTGGCCGAGCCGGAACACGACGAACTGCGGGCTTGGGTGGAGGAGGTGGCCACGTTCTTCGCCGAGCAGTACGGCCAGCCGCCGATCGCGGGCCGGATCCTGGGCTGGCTGATGGTGTGTGACCCGCCCGAGCAGTCGGCCACGCAGATCGCCGGGGCGATCGGGGCCAGCCGGGCGTCCCTGACCACCAACCTCAACCTGCTCACCGCCGCCGGCCTGGTGCGCCGCCGGACCGGGCCGGGTGCGCGCACCACCTACTTCCGGGTCGACGACGACGCCTGGCCCGTGGTGGTCAGGCGGCGGATCGCCACGCTGGCCTCGTTCGCCGACGTTGCCGAACGAGGCATGGACCTCTTCGGGGCCGACAGCGCCAGGGCGGGCCGGTTGCGCGCCGCGCGCGAGACCTTCCTGTGGATGGCCAGGGCCTTCGAGAGGAGCGACGACCGTGACTTCTGA
- the truB gene encoding tRNA pseudouridine(55) synthase TruB yields MSQPKTRRPAPPPGLLVVDKPPGMTSHDVVARVRRIMGTRKVGHAGTLDPMATGVLVLGVERATKLLGHLALDRKTYLATLALGVSTTTDDAEGEHLSTADPDALAAVTDEAIASGIAALTGEIQQVPSAVSAVKIAGKRAYARVRAGEEVALKPRPVTVYRFDLLATRRVADRIELDAVVECSSGTYVRALARDLGEALGVGGHLAALRRTTVGPFGIAAARTLEQLEEKPELSFDLDDAVAAAFPRYEVDAATARAVRYGQQVRASGIEGTYGVFDPDGHALALAVDAGGVARSVVVLAPA; encoded by the coding sequence GTGTCCCAGCCGAAGACTCGACGCCCCGCGCCCCCGCCCGGCCTGCTCGTGGTGGACAAGCCACCGGGCATGACCTCCCACGACGTGGTGGCGCGGGTGCGCCGGATCATGGGCACCCGCAAGGTCGGGCACGCCGGCACGCTCGACCCGATGGCCACCGGCGTGCTGGTGCTCGGCGTCGAGCGGGCGACCAAGCTGCTGGGCCACCTCGCGCTGGACCGCAAGACCTACCTCGCCACGCTGGCCCTCGGCGTCTCGACCACCACCGACGACGCCGAGGGCGAACACCTCTCCACCGCGGACCCGGACGCGCTGGCCGCCGTCACCGACGAGGCGATCGCATCCGGGATCGCCGCCCTGACCGGCGAGATCCAGCAGGTCCCCAGCGCCGTCAGCGCGGTCAAGATCGCCGGCAAGCGGGCGTACGCGCGCGTGCGAGCCGGTGAGGAGGTCGCGCTCAAGCCGCGGCCGGTCACCGTCTACCGCTTCGACCTGCTCGCGACCCGCCGCGTCGCCGACCGCATCGAGCTGGACGCGGTCGTCGAATGCTCGTCGGGCACCTACGTGCGGGCGCTGGCCCGCGACCTCGGCGAGGCGCTCGGCGTGGGCGGCCACCTCGCCGCGCTGCGCCGCACCACGGTCGGCCCATTCGGCATCGCCGCCGCGCGCACCCTGGAGCAGCTGGAGGAGAAGCCGGAGCTGTCGTTCGACCTCGACGACGCGGTGGCCGCGGCCTTCCCGCGCTACGAGGTCGACGCGGCCACCGCCCGGGCTGTCCGATATGGACAGCAGGTGCGCGCGTCCGGCATCGAGGGCACGTACGGGGTGTTCGACCCGGACGGGCACGCCCTCGCGCTGGCCGTGGACGCCGGCGGCGTGGCCCGCTCGGTGGTCGTTCTCGCTCCGGCCTGA
- a CDS encoding MFS transporter: MTGKASRRSWFIWFTAAIVYLLSVFHRTSFGVAGLEAADRFGVGAAALSTFTVLQVGVYAAMQIPTGVLVDRFGPRKVLTAALLFLGLGQILVAVADTYALGLLARGVLGFGDALTFVSVLRLIAAHFPGRQYAVVTSFTTAIGFLGNLAATVPLTLLLAGPGWTPTFLTAGLITAIYSAVVAGRVRDTPAGATPKAGPVNARQLARQVRTAWRVPGTRLGFWVHFSTMFAPNVLTLLWGVPFLVQGQGRPAATASALLTVFVFGSMIGGPLVGSIISARPGARMPLVLGYLAGAAAVWAVLLSWPGQIPIGVLVPAFAFLSLGGPASMIGFALARDYNPLSRVGTATGVVNVGGFVATTVTALVIGVLLQLTGGQFRLALLAVVAMLALGTFRMLVWWLRARAELFAAQERGEQVPVQVRRHVWDAPARNVSARKVPTAA, from the coding sequence GTGACCGGCAAGGCCAGCCGCCGGTCGTGGTTCATCTGGTTCACCGCCGCCATCGTCTACCTCCTCTCCGTCTTCCACCGCACCTCGTTCGGGGTCGCCGGGCTGGAAGCCGCCGACCGGTTCGGGGTCGGCGCCGCCGCGCTCTCCACCTTCACCGTCCTGCAGGTCGGCGTCTACGCCGCCATGCAGATCCCCACCGGCGTCCTCGTCGACCGCTTCGGGCCGCGCAAGGTCCTCACCGCCGCGCTGCTCTTCCTCGGCCTGGGCCAGATCCTCGTCGCAGTCGCGGACACCTACGCGCTGGGCCTGCTCGCGCGCGGTGTGCTCGGCTTCGGTGACGCGCTCACCTTCGTCAGCGTGCTGCGCCTGATCGCCGCGCACTTCCCGGGCCGCCAGTACGCCGTGGTCACGAGCTTCACCACGGCGATCGGCTTCCTCGGCAACCTCGCCGCGACTGTCCCGCTCACCCTGCTGCTCGCCGGCCCCGGCTGGACCCCGACGTTCCTCACCGCCGGCCTGATCACCGCGATCTACTCGGCCGTCGTCGCGGGCCGCGTCCGCGACACCCCGGCCGGCGCCACCCCGAAGGCCGGCCCGGTCAACGCGCGCCAGCTGGCCCGTCAGGTCCGCACGGCCTGGCGCGTCCCGGGCACCCGCCTCGGGTTCTGGGTGCACTTCTCCACGATGTTCGCCCCGAACGTGCTGACCCTGCTGTGGGGTGTGCCGTTCCTGGTGCAGGGTCAGGGCCGCCCGGCCGCGACCGCGAGCGCCCTGCTGACCGTGTTCGTGTTCGGCTCGATGATCGGCGGCCCGCTGGTCGGCAGCATCATCTCCGCCCGCCCCGGCGCGCGGATGCCGCTGGTGCTCGGCTACCTCGCCGGCGCCGCCGCGGTCTGGGCGGTGCTGCTGAGCTGGCCCGGCCAGATCCCAATCGGCGTGCTGGTGCCCGCGTTCGCGTTCCTGTCCCTGGGCGGCCCGGCGTCGATGATCGGGTTCGCGCTGGCCCGCGACTACAACCCGCTGTCCCGCGTGGGCACCGCGACCGGCGTGGTCAACGTCGGCGGGTTCGTCGCGACCACGGTCACCGCGCTGGTGATCGGCGTGCTGCTGCAGCTGACCGGCGGCCAGTTCCGGCTCGCGCTGCTGGCCGTCGTCGCGATGCTGGCGCTGGGCACCTTCCGCATGCTGGTGTGGTGGCTGCGCGCCCGCGCGGAGCTGTTCGCCGCGCAGGAGCGGGGCGAGCAGGTGCCGGTCCAGGTGCGCCGCCACGTGTGGGACGCCCCGGCCCGGAACGTCTCCGCCCGGAAGGTCCCGACAGCCGCATAA
- a CDS encoding MATE family efflux transporter gives MSETVETAGEKVPARRVLGLAVPALGVLAAEPLYVLVDTAVVGHLGALPLAGLAVGGVVLAQVSTQLTFLSYGTTSRTARLHGAGRRAEAVSEGVQATWLAVLVGLVVLGAGQLLAGPVARVLSGSDEVAAAAVSWLRIALFGAPLILITMAGNGWLRGVQDAVRPLRYVLAGNGISAVLCPLLVYVADWGLEGSAVANVVAQVISAGLFLRALITEKVSLKPHPKVMRAQLGLGRDLVLRSLAFQACFVSAAAVAARTSTAAVGAHQIVLQLWTFLSLVLDSVAIAAQSLVGAALGAGSARQARGVAGQITRYGLIMGCVLGVVFAAVSQVLPHAFTSDPGVLGEVPHAWWFFVALQPIAGVVFALDGVLLGAGDAAFLRTATLASAALGFLPLIWASLGFGWGLTGIWTGLSLFMVLRLAAVVARWRSDRWTVLGAVR, from the coding sequence GTGTCCGAAACCGTGGAAACCGCCGGGGAGAAGGTGCCTGCCAGGCGCGTGCTGGGCCTGGCGGTCCCGGCGCTGGGGGTCCTCGCGGCCGAGCCGTTGTACGTCCTGGTCGACACGGCCGTCGTCGGGCATCTGGGGGCCCTTCCGCTGGCCGGGCTCGCCGTCGGCGGGGTTGTGCTGGCCCAGGTCTCGACCCAGCTGACCTTCCTGTCCTACGGCACCACCTCGCGCACCGCCCGCCTGCACGGGGCCGGCCGGCGCGCCGAAGCGGTCAGCGAAGGCGTCCAGGCGACCTGGCTGGCGGTCCTCGTCGGCCTGGTCGTGCTCGGCGCCGGGCAGCTGCTCGCCGGCCCGGTCGCGCGGGTCCTGTCCGGCAGTGACGAGGTCGCCGCGGCGGCCGTGTCCTGGCTGCGCATCGCGTTGTTCGGCGCGCCGCTGATCCTGATCACCATGGCGGGCAACGGCTGGCTGCGCGGAGTGCAGGACGCGGTCCGCCCGCTGCGGTACGTCCTGGCGGGCAACGGGATCTCCGCGGTCCTCTGCCCGCTGCTCGTCTACGTCGCGGACTGGGGGCTCGAAGGGTCGGCCGTCGCGAACGTCGTCGCCCAGGTGATCAGCGCCGGGCTGTTCCTGCGGGCGCTGATCACCGAGAAGGTGTCGCTCAAGCCGCACCCGAAGGTGATGCGCGCGCAGCTCGGCCTGGGCCGGGACCTGGTGCTGCGCAGCCTCGCCTTCCAGGCGTGCTTCGTCTCCGCCGCCGCGGTCGCGGCCCGCACCTCGACGGCCGCGGTCGGCGCGCACCAGATCGTGCTGCAGCTGTGGACGTTCCTCTCCCTCGTGCTGGACTCGGTCGCGATCGCGGCCCAGTCGCTGGTCGGGGCCGCGCTGGGAGCGGGTTCGGCGCGGCAGGCGCGGGGCGTGGCCGGGCAGATCACGCGCTACGGGCTGATCATGGGCTGCGTGCTCGGCGTGGTGTTCGCGGCGGTGTCGCAGGTGCTGCCGCACGCGTTCACCTCCGACCCTGGCGTGCTCGGCGAGGTGCCGCACGCCTGGTGGTTCTTCGTGGCGCTGCAACCGATCGCGGGCGTGGTGTTCGCGCTGGACGGGGTGCTCCTCGGCGCGGGCGACGCGGCGTTCCTCCGCACCGCGACGCTCGCCAGCGCCGCGCTCGGGTTCCTGCCGTTGATCTGGGCCTCGCTCGGCTTCGGCTGGGGGCTGACCGGCATCTGGACCGGCCTGTCGCTGTTCATGGTGCTGCGGCTGGCCGCGGTGGTGGCCCGCTGGCGCTCCGACCGCTGGACCGTGCTCGGCGCCGTCCGCTGA
- a CDS encoding DHH family phosphoesterase translates to MSTSAQLDFPRAAGLLREANDVTLLAHVRPDADALGSALALGRALYQRGATVRVSFAEPAEVPESLRGLDADNLFVPADEVPPSAGLLVCLDTPSPARLGSLAGRVDATRAAGGEVLVVDHHASNLRYGSVHLVDDTAEATAVLVLALLDELGVALDEPIARCLYAGLVTDTGGFRRARPSTHRAAARLLEAGVDPDRLAREIIDDHPFAWLPMLSTVLASARLEPESAQGFGLVHAVVTADVAATVRLEEVEGVVDVIRSTREAEVAVVLKEQAPGEWSVSFRAIGKIDVSQAARSLGGGGHRLAAGCTIHGTAEEGLAMVRRALEEAPLLG, encoded by the coding sequence ATGAGCACCTCCGCCCAGCTCGACTTCCCGCGCGCCGCAGGGCTGCTGCGGGAAGCGAACGACGTCACCCTGCTGGCCCACGTCCGCCCGGACGCCGACGCGCTCGGCAGCGCGCTGGCCCTCGGCCGCGCGCTCTACCAGCGGGGCGCGACCGTGCGCGTGTCCTTCGCCGAGCCGGCCGAGGTGCCGGAAAGCCTGCGCGGCCTGGACGCCGACAACCTGTTCGTGCCCGCCGACGAGGTGCCGCCGTCGGCGGGGCTGCTGGTGTGCCTCGACACGCCGAGCCCGGCGCGGCTGGGTTCGCTGGCCGGCCGGGTGGACGCGACGCGCGCCGCCGGCGGCGAGGTGCTCGTGGTCGACCACCACGCGTCGAACCTGCGGTACGGCTCGGTGCACCTGGTCGACGACACCGCCGAGGCGACCGCGGTGCTGGTGCTGGCGCTGCTGGACGAGCTGGGGGTGGCGCTGGACGAGCCGATCGCGCGGTGCCTGTACGCCGGGCTCGTCACCGACACGGGTGGCTTCCGGCGGGCGCGGCCGTCGACCCACCGCGCGGCGGCCCGGCTGCTCGAGGCCGGGGTCGACCCGGACCGGCTCGCGCGGGAGATCATCGACGACCACCCGTTCGCGTGGCTGCCGATGCTGTCGACCGTGCTGGCGTCCGCGCGGCTGGAGCCGGAGTCGGCGCAGGGGTTCGGGCTCGTGCACGCCGTGGTGACCGCCGACGTGGCCGCGACGGTGCGGCTGGAGGAGGTCGAGGGCGTGGTGGACGTGATCCGCTCGACGCGGGAGGCCGAGGTCGCGGTCGTGCTGAAGGAGCAGGCGCCGGGGGAGTGGTCGGTGTCGTTCCGGGCGATCGGGAAGATCGACGTCTCCCAGGCGGCCCGCAGTCTCGGCGGCGGGGGCCACCGGCTGGCGGCAGGCTGCACGATCCACGGCACGGCGGAGGAGGGCCTGGCGATGGTGCGGCGCGCGCTGGAGGAGGCGCCGCTGCTGGGCTGA